From the genome of Lotus japonicus ecotype B-129 chromosome 6, LjGifu_v1.2, one region includes:
- the LOC130725843 gene encoding protein FAR1-RELATED SEQUENCE 3: MDVQVINVEEGNGHQAKADDGDAEPSDGEINNAENSGSGSQVEDGISEPFVGMEFDSEVVAKTFYEEYARRMGFCSKIGPCNRSRTDGSNMYREFVCNREGLKKRNNDSCDAMIRIELKSQNKWVVTKFVKEHSHSVVSSSKALNRQPRKHFSSVGRTMPETYQGVGLVPSGVMYVSMDGNRISNQNTRGMLNTHAAAAAEPSHPIKNSTSMNYTVRPPFQNRTLGRDAHNLLEYFKKMQAENPGFFYAIQLDEENRMSNVFWADARSRTAYSHFGDAVHLDTMYRVNQYRVPFAPFTGINHHGQMVLFGCALLLDDSEASFLWLFKTFLTAMNDRQPVSIITGQDKAIQAAVSQVFPQARHCINKWDVLREGQEKLGHVCLAHPNFQAELYNCINLTETIEEFESSWNSILDKYDLRRNDWLQSLYTARAQWVPSYFRDSFFARVSPNQGLDVSFFDGYVNQQTTLPLFFRQYERALESWIEKEIEADFETICTTPVLKTPSPMEKQAANLYTRKIFSKFQEELVETFVYTANIIEGDGENSTFRVAKFEDDQKSYSVTLNHSELRANCSCQMFEYSGILCRHVLTVFTVTNVLTLPSHYILKRWTRNAKSSAGSDERAGESHEQESLSSRYNSLCREAIRYAEEGAVTVETYNAAISCLRDSGKKVTAMKRSVAKVSPNNQVSWAAYDDKKSTSDTTPLLWPRQDEVTRRFNLNDAGGPAQSVADLNLPRMAPVSVHRDDGPSGNTVVLPCLKSMTWVMENKNASPEKRVAVINLKLQDYSRTPSTESEVKFQLSRVSLEPMLKSMAYISEQLSIPANKVAVINLKLEDTERTSGESEVKFQVSRDTLGAMLRSMAYIREQLSSMAYIREQLSTAGNSQSEPQLKKQRK; the protein is encoded by the exons ATGGATGTTCAAGTGATAAATGTGGAAGAAGGGAACGGTCATCAAGCTAAGGCTGATGATGGAGATGCAGAACCAAGTGACGGGGAAATTAATAATGCTGAAAACTCTGGATCTGGATCTCAGGTTGAGGATGGAATTTCTGAGCCGTTTGTGGGTATGGAATTTGATTCTGAAGTTGTTGCTAAGACTTTCTATGAAGAGTATGCTAGACGCATGGGTTTCTGCTCTAAGATTGGCCCATGTAATCGCTCTAGAACTGATGGGTCAAATATGTATCGGGAGTTTGTGTGTAACAGGGAAGGtttgaaaaaaagaaataatGACAGTTGTGATGCCATGATTAGGATTGAGCTAAAGAGTCAAAATAAATGGGTTGTAACAAAATTTGTGAAGGAGCATAGTCATTCCGTGGTGAGCTCCAGTAAGGCACTCAACCGTCAGCCTCGTAAGCATTTTTCTAGTGTTGGTAGGACAATGCCTGAAACTTACCAAGGAGTGGGACTTGTTCCAAGTGGTGTTATGTATGTGTCTATGGATGGGAATCGCATTTCGAACCAGAATACTCGTGGGATGCTGAATACTCATGCTGCTGCCGCTGCTGAACCCAGTCACCCAATTAAAAATTCCACATCAATGAATTATACAGTTAGGCCACCTTTTCAAAACAGGACACTCGGGAGGGATGCTCATAATCTACTGGAGTATTTTAAGAAAATGCAGGCGGAGAACCCTGGTTTCTTCTATGCTATACAACTTGATGAAGAGAATCGTATGTCTAATGTCTTTTGGGCAGATGCAAGATCAAGGACAGCTTATAGTCATTTTGGTGATGCAGTCCATCTGGACACAATGTACAGAGTAAATCAATACAGAGTGCCATTTGCTCCTTTTACTGGAATAAACCATCATGGCCAAATGGTCTTGTTTGGTTGTGCACTTCTCTTGGATGATTCCGAGGCATCTTTTTTGTGGCTCTTTAAGACATTTCTTACAGCAATGAATGATCGTCAACCTGTCTCTATAATTACTGGTCAAGACAAGGCCATTCAGGCAGCAGTTTCACAAGTTTTCCCTCAAGCTCGACACTGCATTAACAAGTGGGATGTCTTGAGAGAAGGCCAAGAAAAGTTGGGCCATGTATGTCTTGCGCATCCGAACTTTCAGGCTGAACTTTATAACTGTATTAACCTGACAGAAACCATTGAAGAGTTTGAGTCATCTTGGAATTCTATCCTTGATAAATATGACCTCAGGAGAAATGATTGGCTTCAGTCACTGTATACTGCTCGTGCGCAATGGGTTCCGTCATACTTCCGTGATTCATTTTTTGCTAGAGTATCTCCTAATCAAGGACTTGATGTATCTTTTTTTGATGGTTATGTCAACCAACAGACGACATTGCCATTGTTCTTTAGGCAGTATGAAAGAGCTTTGGAGAGCTGGATTGAAAAGGAGATAGAAGCAGATTTTGAGACGATTTGCACAACACCAGTTTTGAAGACACCTTCACCTATGGAGAAACAGGCTGCCAACCTTTATacaagaaaaatattttcaaaatttcagGAGGAACTAGTTGAAACTTTTGTTTATACTGCAAATATAATTGAAGGAGATGGGGAAAATAGCACTTTCAGGGTTGCAAAATTTGAGGATGACCAAAAGTCATATAGTGTCACATTAAACCATTCTGAGTTGAGAGCTAACTGTAGTTGCCAAATGTTTGAGTATTCAGGCATTCTTTGCAGGCATGTCTTAACTGTTTTCACCGTAACAAATGTACTTACATTACCATCCCATTACATCTTAAAACGTTGGACAAGAAATGCAAAAAGTAGTGCCGGATCAGATGAGCGTGCTGGGGAATCACATGAACAAGAGTCTCTGTCATCGAGGTATAATAGTTTATGTCGGGAAGCCATCAGATATGCTGAGGAAGGGGCAGTAACTGTGGAAACTTATAATGCTGCAATTAGTTGTCTTAGAGACAGTGGAAAGAAGGTTACTGCTATGAAAAGAAGTGTTGCCAAAGTTTCACCTAATAATCAGGTCAGTTGGGCTGCTTATGATGACAAGAAATCAACTTCGGATACAACTCCTCTGTTGTGGCCCCGGCAAGATGAAGTAACAAGAAGGTTTAATCTTAATGATGCTGGCGGTCCTGCTCAATCAGTTGCTGATCTAAATTTGCCACGAATGGCCCCGGTGTCCGTTCACCGAGATGATGGTCCATCTGGAAACACG GTGGTTCTTCCATGCCTAAAATCAATGACATGGGTAATGGAGAACAAAAACGCAAGTCCAGAAAAAAGAGTAGCTGTTATAAATCTGAAG TTGCAAGATTATAGCAGAACTCCGTCAACTGAATCTGAGGTTAAATTTCAGCTTTCCAGAGTTTCTTTGGAACCAATGTTGAAGTCTATGGCTTACATCAGTGAACAGCTCTCAATACCAGCTAATAAGGTTGCTGTAATAAATCTCAAG CTTGAAGATACTGAGAGAACTTCTGGCGAGTCTGAAGTAAAGTTTCAGGTGTCAAGGGATACATTGGGTGCTATGCTGCGATCAATGGCCTACATTCGTGAGCAACTATCTTCTATGGCCTACATCCGTGAGCAACTATCTACTGCT GGCAATTCACAGTCAGAACCTCAATTGAAAAAGCAAAGGAAGTAA